The following proteins are co-located in the Hydrogenispora ethanolica genome:
- a CDS encoding lipopolysaccharide biosynthesis protein translates to MEKNSKEIDDLSKNAFKAGLWYTISSIAVKAISIVTTPIYTRMMSASDYGIASTFISWYSLLLVFSSLNLTYSAPRAKQDFPGKFEDYLGSIQLMAAVLNILAAILMIIFIKPVALGLGIEPLLVYILIVYLFFSTAVTLAQCRYRYTYKIKENVAITIYITVSTALMSLIFLYFFKNKYLGKILGTALPTVLLGIFLWTITYKKRQLSINLEYWKYGLLLSVPLIIHTVSLNILSQSDRIFISKYCGNDATGFYSLAYQYAILINIVMNAISEAWAPWFYDKFALGEYSEIKKNIKTLIILGCFLGVCCIAFAPEAIAILGGKTYKSAIWVVPPVTIGIVCQYIYNHYVNIEIQLKKTKIISMGSLFAALTNIFLNILFIPKFGFIAAAYTTSFSYLILMLIHYFAVIYILKTKIYSNSFMFVSLFICGIIGIVFMLLYNTYILRYSILFMVLVIYFAMNREFIGKLIKNKRLF, encoded by the coding sequence ATGGAAAAAAACTCAAAAGAAATTGATGATTTATCAAAAAATGCATTTAAAGCAGGTCTATGGTATACTATATCATCTATAGCAGTAAAAGCAATTTCTATTGTAACGACACCTATATATACAAGAATGATGTCTGCTTCCGATTATGGCATTGCCTCAACTTTTATTTCATGGTATAGCCTTTTATTGGTATTCAGCTCGTTAAACTTAACATATAGTGCACCACGAGCAAAACAAGATTTTCCTGGTAAATTTGAAGATTATTTAGGCTCTATTCAATTAATGGCGGCGGTTCTAAATATTTTAGCAGCTATATTGATGATTATTTTTATTAAGCCTGTAGCATTAGGTTTAGGAATAGAACCATTGTTAGTATATATTTTAATTGTATATTTGTTTTTTTCAACTGCAGTTACTTTAGCTCAATGCAGATATAGATACACATATAAAATTAAAGAAAACGTAGCAATTACAATATATATAACAGTTAGTACAGCATTAATGTCTTTAATATTTTTATATTTTTTTAAAAATAAATATTTGGGCAAAATTTTAGGCACAGCGCTTCCAACTGTATTATTAGGTATATTTTTATGGACAATCACATATAAAAAGAGACAACTTTCTATTAATCTAGAATATTGGAAATATGGTCTTCTATTATCCGTTCCTCTGATTATTCACACAGTTTCTCTTAACATATTATCTCAATCCGATAGAATCTTTATTTCAAAATACTGTGGAAATGATGCAACAGGTTTTTATAGCTTGGCTTATCAGTATGCAATTTTAATTAACATTGTAATGAACGCAATTAGTGAAGCTTGGGCACCATGGTTTTATGACAAATTTGCTTTAGGAGAATATTCAGAAATCAAAAAAAATATAAAAACTTTAATTATATTAGGGTGTTTTCTTGGTGTTTGTTGCATTGCTTTTGCTCCAGAAGCAATTGCTATATTAGGTGGGAAAACATATAAGTCTGCAATTTGGGTTGTGCCACCTGTTACGATAGGAATAGTGTGTCAATATATTTATAACCATTATGTTAATATAGAAATCCAACTGAAAAAGACTAAAATTATTTCTATGGGTTCACTTTTCGCGGCATTAACAAATATATTTTTAAATATTTTGTTCATTCCTAAGTTTGGGTTTATTGCAGCGGCTTACACAACTTCATTCAGTTATCTAATATTAATGTTAATACATTATTTTGCAGTAATATACATTTTGAAAACTAAAATCTATTCTAATAGTTTTATGTTTGTTAGTTTGTTTATTTGCGGAATAATCGGAATAGTATTTATGTTACTATATAACACCTATATTTTACGATACTCTATTTTGTTTATGGTATTAGTTATATATTTTGCAATGAATAGGGAGTTTATTGGAAAGTTAATTAAGAATAAAAGGTTATTTTAA